The Montipora capricornis isolate CH-2021 chromosome 3, ASM3666992v2, whole genome shotgun sequence genome includes the window CTCTTTTGGTCATTTACTATGGAATTTAATCCAGAATGACTTGACTTTTGTTATGCGCTCTAATGTTAGTATGTTTGCTGCGACCATCAATTATACGAAATCGATAAATTTGTTAGCACCATTCAAACTAAACTACAGGACAGTGCTCAAAAGGCAACCAGTTGGTTAGGGTTAAATTCACTTAAGGGCAATTATGGGAAATATGGATATATGTTAATGAGTAGGGTAAATAAGCTGAAGGATCATAAGTTTAAGTTAAATGTTAATGGGACAGACATCAAGTCCTATGATAGCATCACCTTGTTGGGAGTTGATCTTGATAACGCTCTAAACTTCTCAGGTCATATAAGTAATATTTGCAAGAAACGTAGTCAACGGATGGGGGTTAATTAATAGGTTAAGGAATCTGATACTCCAAAATGCCAAGCTACAACTCTTTAAGGATGCTATTCTACGTCATTTAACTTATTGTAGTACAGTCTGGAACTTTTGCAAGGCAAGTGACTCCAGGAAATTAGAGAGGGTTCAAGAAAGGGCCCTTAGGGCCATTTATTGTCATAGTATAATTCAACGTATCTTCAACTGTTGCAAAGGGCAAAATTACCCTCTTTATATAACAGAAGGTTACAGGACATTGCAATTTTAATGTTTAAGGTTAAAACGGCTTAAGTCCAGACTACATTGTTAGGTTGTTTATTATTACCAGCAATCAGTGCAATTTAAGAAATAACGATTTTATAATTCCTAGAGTTAACACCACGGATTATAATAAGAATTCGGTCAGATACTTAGGAGCAGTACTCTGGTAAAATATTGATAGGAAATTCAGAGAACTTAAAAGGGTAGATCAATTTTAAAGAGTGATCAGGAAGGTACACCTAGCCAAACATATGTTACCTAATAATTGTATTAAAATTGTGTAATTAACCCTTATTACACTTCTAAAGAAAAATGAGATGAAAACCTAACATCAAATAATGCATCTACTGAAAAAAGCCGCTGCTCCTACATTCAGTTACTCTACTATCTCCTGGCATCTTCAATAATGCGACCTTCTATTTTCTAGTTAACAACACTTTGTTTTCATCCAAACTCTTAAACAATAAAAACCAAACATCAGAGTCTGGCACAAAGGAAGGGCAATAAAAAAGAGGCACACCACTGTAATGGCGGAAAAAACTGGTTGTCCTGTGTAATCAGTCATGGGATAGATATAAGGCTGGCCCGCGGCCCAATAAATCAAAGTGAATATAAGATAGACTGTAAAGTACAACGCAGGGTACACAACATGGAATAAGCGAACAGGTATTGAGCTCAGCATGGTATCAATGACCACTAGTATGGAATTGACTCCGTGGGTAAAAACCGACATAGCGCCTGCTCCcctgaaaaatgtgtaaaacgATATGGTCACCAAAAGAGCTGCTGTCGACGCAATGTTGTAAATTACCCACAATGCCTGGTGAAACCATCTCATTTGGATAATCCGTGATGCTTCGCTGGGGTGTGCAATGACAATGTCCTCACTTTCAACATCCACGCATGACCTTGGTTCTTTGTCTTCACTCGTGACACCCATTTGCAAGCTGCGGTCGTTTTCATTCCCATCCGTGATTACATTTTGTTGCTGTTGATAACGATTCTTGAAATGGACGCCCGTTACTATGGTAGAACAGATAAAGTACAGGGTAACGAAAAAGAAACTCCAGTTTGTGAGGAAGATAAACCATTTTCCCTTATTGCCTGAGTAAAATAGACCACTCGCGATGAGTACGGCTGTGCAAAATGCAGCTATGACAGTGCGATAGACCAAGACGATTGGAACTCCTAACCACTGGAAAAAAAGACAAGGAGAAAAAGTTGAGACGGTGTTATGTTACAAGTAGAGGAACTAAGAATCCAAATGAGGAAGGTACATCCAAATTACATTCAACAGAGAGCCAAAGTTATCTCTATCGTCACTGTCTTTAACTATGAATAATGGTCTTTCTGCGTAGCAAGCACAAAAAGGAGGAGAAAGACGGGACTGGGAGAGGAGTCCCCTCACTCGCCACGCAGGCTAGATTACTTAATTTACAATCACATTAGATGTGCATAAAAAACATCTCAACGCTTCAACACTGCAAAggcacagtgacgtcatcaagttttccagttccgtgacgtctttcgtttcgaaaattcCTCAATTGTCAACCGTgggtgacaccatgatacaattctatttggttgaaaaatgaCTGTCCTTATGAAtttcagcagtttgagcctttcaggtacattaggagatgtgttcatacacatgcaAAAAGTAAGCACTgcattaacctgcgatcaagcgtactatgcttgagacagggcgctaaaaagtacgccGTACCTTTTTGcaccatgtctaaggaaaagtacgcctgatcgcaggttagcacTGCATCGCAAAGTGAACTTGTGATGTTTTCGTCGAttaccggccgccatatttaGTGGTTCCCCCGGCGTCTTCGGACAAAAGTTGGGTGAAACGCTTAGAAAAATAATTCAGAAATGATGTATCGCAATAgtcctgagaattggagaggtggtttataaatttgtttcctacaaaTTCCAAgctcttggcctttttcattgaacggtttcgaattttatttttctgttgcgTGACAATGAAGACTGTGTGTAATATAAAAACTCAAACAGTTAAAAAGAGATAAATGCTTTCTTTACACGATCTTGGTCCCCGTTACTTCTCTTAACTGATGTAAAGGAAACAATGTGAAAATTAAGAACCACAACATATGCATTATCTTTTGTTAAATTCTTGTAAAGTAATGCAGTTGTAATGCGCAGCTGATCATTCTTATGTTAAGCTGCGCACAATAAgttcacaaattattattattatggttcTCGTCTACCTCCCCAAGTAACTACTTTTGATCTTTTTGCGCCCCCTCGATCCTCGAGTGTGAACGAGGGCAAATTtcaatttaaaggggctaggtcacgcaattttaggcaatttcagcactgatcgaatggtcatagaattaactaaaatatcaaaataactgttcaaaactatggaAGAACTcttacaaaacacagggaagccaagaagggacatggatggacaaaactggagaggattggaATGGAtcgaatttgggtaaatttgaaaaacgtcggcccaccttttttcaaatttatatcagtctatatcaaaatgtcatttataaagctggaaaatcattctcagttgttatgtggcggtgattttgcaaataaaagactcttgctcgggcaatttgacgtttagagctcataattaacaaaattacctaaaatagcgtgacctagcccctttaaataacGCCTTGTTAACAGGGTTTATTACTTGCTTACGCATATGTTCGTAGCTACGCAAGAAGACGAAAGAGACAAAATAACAATTTCTACTGAAGTAAAAGGCGGAGGGCAAAACCAACTCTGAACCATTAATTTATTTCTCGCTCTTAAGTTGTGTCTCTCTCATGTTGGAAACTTCCGTGACTAGCAATCATGAATCCTGCTCTTGCCTGATGGTGATTACGAAGTTACAGCCGTCATATGTATGTACAAGCGTTCTTTATGTATACAAACAAAAGTACAAAGTTTAAACTGGATTCGGAGGAGTGTCGCTGACAAACCTTTAAATAAGCAACCTAATTTACGCGGCAGCATTTAGCGATTGCATCCAAGCTTAATCGAGGCACTGGAACCTGAGAGACAACCTTACGCGCATGAACAACGAAGAAAGATATCAAAGAGCAGTTAGCAAGTATTAACTTACAGGAGACTCTGCAAAGTCAGCTGCGTTAGTGTACTGCAAACGAAACTGAACCAGGCGGAACTCTGCACGAAGTACACCCAGACACATTCCCGGTATGTTGCGATGTTTAAAAATTTTTCTCTGGCGCTGCGGCAGTTGTTGTCTCTGATACTCTTACCGCGCACCAAGCAGCCTTCTTACGTATTAAGATTATGCCTTTCCGCATGCAAATTAACCACTGATCGCTCGTCACGCATAGCCAACAGAACCTGACGGATATGCAAAGGACAATGCATTTGCTTGAGCGAACGTGATTCGTGGCTTCAAACCCACTCTACTACAACGTGTATTTGAAAAGAATCATCTCCAAAGATCTTAATCCTAAAGTTCACGAAGAGGTTgcgaaatttgaattgaagCTAGGCAAGTTGAGCTTTACATTAGCCAATATAAAAAATACCAGAATAGCCTTTGTTTGTccatccaaaattttgcattttgggacttacaatggttccAACAATgcatatgcaaaattttggaggcaCGAACAAAgcgtattatggtatttttgatttCGCTAATTGCAGGGAATTTTCTAGagttgttttcaaatttgacttATTAGCATAAGTGCACAAATCAAGAAATCTGCATTCGACTGTAAAAATAACTATCTGTTGATCATTTGaggaattatgaaagatacgatgtgacgaATTGACGTCAATAAACGAAATGAAAGCGTGCGCGACGGTCTTCTTCTTCgaacatgaaaactgacaacaattttttactttaccccagtccctgACCATCGCacattagtaaattttcagctccaactattgcatttctagctttttgattggctaaaaaactccgactatgagccaatagtcgaagttttacgtcatatggaaaatagtgcgccaagatactctttccggacgctttgtaaaattgtggaaataaaaatcggcggcaaaacccggtttgagaatttactaaaacaattattccatttgcccttgttggatatgaagtgattataaccaactcgcgctacgcgctcgttggttattttatcacttcatatccaactcgggctcatggaataattgttatttattaaattctcaacctcagataatgcaattctcgtgctctgattggttcactcaatctcggttatcagctcatataccttagtttgaccttatatggtaattgattgcgcttagcgttgctaaactaaaaacgtttacgccagaaagcgaaatttctttcggtataaagcaaaagaaaaacgtttttgtggaaagtttagatcactttcgaagcttagagatacgcgaaaaggtaagaaatgtttttgtgatgagcctgcgtctgtctgaccacgaggtattacacaacatcgcatcttcatcaacttttttcgatttcgctaggattttctcgctcgtatttcgcgcttctaaacttttggagtttaaggaatttaacaaaacaattattccattcgcgcttactggatatgagagtggttatagccaactcggcgctacacgcctcgttggctatttaccatctcatatccaacgcgcgctcattgaataattgttaaacagcctgatttagcaacagaacgggaatgtcAGTTGACGATGGCGCGTGcagcaaaaatatccatattaGGCCATATTAGTCGAGTAGAATCCCAACTATTCTGCGGGCTCTCCTTTCGTCAACTGACGTTCCTTCTCagttgctaaatcaggctattgtgcaatggtcagggactggggtaaagtaaaaaattgttgtcagttttcatgttcGAAGAAGAAGACCGTCGCGCACGCAGTCAATTCGCTTATTGACGTCAATCTTCCATAATTCCtcttcggaatctgtaatcaaCTCTGGAAAAAAACATATTTCGACGAGTCTtaataaatgaggagacgactacacaagagagaaaggccCAGAATTCGACTTTTCCTGTCTTCAGCACGTTGTCTGGTGATCGTCTACTTTTGGCGGGGATTTTGTTATAGATCCGGTCCACgttttgtcaatccgatccgatccgatccggtacggtccgatccgatccgagttttgccaacggccgttcataactgcgaggatcatagcttgaatgaatgaatgaatgaagcttAATTTAATCTCGGGATTGATGAGGTTGATTAGACCTCCTctagcaagaaaaaaaatgctaataagccgagagaaataaagaaacggaaatccaaaaacttatttacagaataagacctaaaaattacatgacatagcttcacttgatttcatatttgcAGTTCATATACGATCcaatatgatccatttcatatatcatttcatcattgattcattcctcacgggaacattcaTAGCTCAGTAAGTGTTATGTATGGCAATTATGTATGGCGATACCGCTGGCCATGATCTCTAGTTGTTCGATTATTTAGTTATTgtttgttaaccaatcagaataaacCACGCGGTcaattgttgatccaacatgGCGTCTGTGTTGTAAGTGTGTATCAAACATGGTGTCAGAATAGAGGATAACGAACGCCACTGAACCGAGCATGGCCGAAGGATACGCAAATTcgggaatgatttccgtacaggtccctacttcattatgcatgcagaataaattaattattcattcgcgctattgttttgtagaacaataggtatacccaagagaaccgaatatatacatgggtaatttgtacttacgggatgaataaaaacggatctcattttgtctctccctccctctctcccttctttcccttcatcgcccacaccgttactcctTTTCGTTCCAGCTTTcttctttctatcccttcgtcttgttcttatttccagatcccgctcggctttttctgccatttaaactcatgatatgtcactcacagcttgccttgaactccgacccactgtaaacctctggattacttgtccctgttctttaccactgagctaacgtgtcaagttgctaattcacaccttgaaaatgatatttattttgaattctggctgactatttacataacaatgatacgtaattatatacacgtgccgcgccgagcacctacaatggaacttacacttgtaggttaccgttaagagatccctgttttactactcttgaaacaacccatccctttaataatgctaaccgtaaccctaattacgactaaaggcactgtttaggcttaagatTAGTCCTTGTGAtcgttttaggttttccagtattgctgtgaactgtgacctgcttttccttcatgctccgtgcgtgcggcacacttataagttcactgcgtggaagagtataccacgcttaaagtctgattggtgcatctttcatgggaaactttcatgcacgagttcattgcaattaaaatcgtttcatatttattttgaagcaaacttgtgtcttcgtaataatcaagatggctaccgaagtaaaagggtcgcagcaatgggagatttgatcagttggaaattgtccctgcttaatagcctttccagagttgtgcatgcagtggtgcaaagaaaacaatttactttcgtcttccgtgtccaaaacctgtgtgaaaacgtaGTCAGTTGgaaaagacaaagtgccgcatcgggaggtggatctgtttcgcgatgctctagaaaaaactgcaatgaatagccttcaatccgccagaacacatattaattttcttacggaaactttccttgaaaaaatattagccctagctacctgtggcccgAAAGTTTACAACtacctacaagacaagggctaacatcatctcaccgcagttaaccatcgcctaaacttcatcgacccagacaaacgagcccacagcagggcattgaaaagacatgatggggaatgaaacgaagtatgcctcgtacgggaacatccatggatctctaccaaagctatttacttggaagtatcattgagcatattgccgatctctacaaagagcgataaatcgcaaaatccctctaaatgcaccgttcgtgatcctaaatacaggaaaggaagaaaatatatac containing:
- the LOC138043933 gene encoding protein rolling stone-like; translated protein: MCLGVLRAEFRLVQFRLQYTNAADFAESPWLGVPIVLVYRTVIAAFCTAVLIASGLFYSGNKGKWFIFLTNWSFFFVTLYFICSTIVTGVHFKNRYQQQQNVITDGNENDRSLQMGVTSEDKEPRSCVDVESEDIVIAHPSEASRIIQMRWFHQALWVIYNIASTAALLVTISFYTFFRGAGAMSVFTHGVNSILVVIDTMLSSIPVRLFHVVYPALYFTVYLIFTLIYWAAGQPYIYPMTDYTGQPVFSAITVVCLFFIALPLCQTLMFGFYCLRVWMKTKCC